The following proteins come from a genomic window of Candidatus Bipolaricaulis sibiricus:
- a CDS encoding D-aminoacyl-tRNA deacylase, with protein sequence MRIVLQRVTQASVSVGGHEVARIGRGLLLLVGIGRGDAEDELQFWSRKIPDLRVFHDDNGRMNRSLREVKGEILCVSQFTLYGDATRGRRPGFDQAAPGPLASALYERFVRLLREEDVPVRSGVFGARMEVALVNDGPVTLILERVPAQLGHT encoded by the coding sequence ATGCGCATTGTCCTGCAGCGCGTGACCCAGGCGTCCGTAAGCGTCGGTGGCCACGAGGTCGCGCGGATCGGCCGTGGCCTGCTCCTCTTGGTTGGGATCGGACGCGGGGACGCGGAAGACGAGCTGCAGTTCTGGTCGCGGAAGATCCCCGACCTGCGCGTGTTCCACGACGACAACGGCCGGATGAACCGTTCGCTGCGGGAGGTGAAGGGCGAGATCCTGTGCGTGTCCCAGTTCACCTTGTACGGTGATGCCACTCGTGGCCGCCGCCCCGGGTTCGACCAGGCAGCACCCGGTCCCCTGGCCTCCGCCCTGTACGAGCGATTTGTCCGTCTGCTTCGTGAGGAAGATGTCCCGGTCAGGAGCGGCGTGTTTGGGGCACGGATGGAGGTCGCGCTCGTCAACGATGGGCCGGTGACCTTGATCTTGGAGCGCGTGCCGGCACAATTGGGCCACACCTAA
- a CDS encoding 50S ribosomal protein L32, which produces MAAVPKSRRSHREVRLRRTHWRARMVPATSCPQCHEFRLPHRVCPSCGYYNGMAVVETGEKKK; this is translated from the coding sequence ATGGCTGCAGTTCCCAAATCGAGACGATCCCACCGCGAGGTGAGGCTCCGCCGAACCCACTGGCGGGCGCGGATGGTGCCCGCCACCTCGTGCCCCCAGTGTCACGAGTTCCGCCTCCCCCACCGCGTGTGCCCGTCCTGCGGGTACTACAACGGCATGGCTGTGGTGGAGACCGGCGAGAAGAAGAAGTAA